In Miscanthus floridulus cultivar M001 chromosome 5, ASM1932011v1, whole genome shotgun sequence, one genomic interval encodes:
- the LOC136452322 gene encoding elongation factor Ts, mitochondrial-like — translation MACGQGAKKSILGLLFRAQQQTARAYSSSAFQTHQLSTHVPQDGVFFRRFSSEVSSSEQMNLIKQLRQRTSAPIKDVKASLVACNWDIEAAQKDLRKRGVALAAKKSSRTAAEGLLAIAQDDKRAAVVELNCETDFVARNDVFQYLASSLAKMALSSQGPGELFMPFGPELLENMSINLDHPMLSGETTVQSAVTEVAAMVGENVKLRRGFMLSTTLHGVVSSYMHTCPQPGMGRIAGLVTLEAEDSSTLLDAVKSVGSSIAMQIVATKPLFLSKELVSASALENEREILRTQAESSGKSQMAMDKMVEGRLRKYFEEVVLMEQKYVLNDNTNVKTVLNDLSKEVGSKVTIGNFIRMEVGEGMERTEAADDSEVAAGGAM, via the exons ATGGCCTGTGGTCAAGGTGCTAAGAAGTCCATACTAGGGCTCCTCTTTCGTGCTCAGCAGCAAACTGCTCGGGCATACTCGTCTTCAGCATTCCAGACTCATCAATTGAGCACTCATGTTCCCCAAGATGGCGTGTTTTTTAGGAGATTCAGCTCTGAGGTGTCTTCTTCAGAGCAAATGAACCTTATTAAGCAACTCAGGCAAAGAACGAGTGCTCCAATCAAAGATGTCAAGGCCTCCCTAGTTGCCTGCAACTGGGATATTG AGGCTGCGCAGAAGGACCTAAGGAAGAGAGGTGTTGCTCTTGCTGCCAAAAAGTCTTCACGCACTGCTGCTGAAGGTTTGCTAGCTATTGCACAAGATGACAAAAGGGCTGCTGTAGTTGAGCTTAACTGTGAAACTGATTTCGTAGCAAGAAATGATGTTTTCCAGTACCTG GCTTCATCATTGGCAAAGATGGCTTTATCTTCTCAGGGTCCCGGTGAATTGTTCATGCCTTTTGGTCCTGAACTTTTAGAG AACATGTCTATCAATCTTGATCATCCGATGCTTAGCGGGGAAACAACTGTCCAAAGTGCTGTTACAGAAGTTGCTGCAATGGTTGGGGAGAATGTGAAACTCAGAAGAGGCTTCATGCTGTCCACAACTCTACATGGTGTTGTTTCATCTTATATGCATACCTGTCCCCAGCCAG GTATGGGTCGTATTGCTGGATTGGTCACACTAGAAGCAGAAGATAGCAGTACTCTCCTTGATGCTGTCAAAAGTGTTGGGTCATCTATTGCGATGCAGATTGTTGCAACAAAGCCATTATTCTTATCAAAAGAACTGGTTTCTGCTTCTGCTTTAGAAAATGAGCGTGAAATACTTCGAACACAG GCCGAAAGCTCAGGGAAATCCCAAATGGCTATGGATAAAATGGTGGAAGGCCGATTGAGGAAGTACTTTGAAGAAGTTGTGCTCATGGAGCAAAAATATGTTTTAAATGACAACACAAACGTTAAG ACCGTGCTGAATGACTTGTCGAAAGAGGTCGGTTCTAAAGTAACAATCGGTAACTTCATCAGAATGGAGGTTGGAGAAGGGATGGAGAG AACTGAAGCCGCTGATGATTCAGAGGTTGCTGCTGGCGGTGCTATGTAG